A stretch of DNA from Streptomyces sp. DH-12:
GATGGTGGGCTGTGCCGGCTGTCCGTTCATGTTTCCTGAGGGGTCGGGGAGGTAGCTGAAGCCTCCGACGGTAGCGGGAGGGCGAGGATCGCATCGGCTATTCGCTGCGCAACCTCCGGTGGGGTGATCTCGGTGGTGTCGATGCCGAGCACCTTGGCGCCCATGCCCTCGATGGATGCCGCGGCGTCCTGGTACAGCTCGACCTCCCGGGCCGGTGCAGTCGGGTCTGCTCGGAAGCGATGCGTCACACCAGCTCTGGCGACACGGCCCGCGATCGTGTGGGGGGCAGCGGTGAGGATCACTGCCAGATCGGGCGGTGGCGCATAGGCGTTGAGAAGGCGGAGAAAGTCGAGGGGAACGCCGTCGAGCCGCTGAAGGACGAACGTGGATGCCACGTACCGGTCGGAGATGAGCAGGTCCCCGCGGGCAAGGGCTGGATTGATGGTGGTTTCCACGTGCCTGTACCGCGCGGCTGCGACGAGGCAGGCCAGAGCCATG
This window harbors:
- a CDS encoding dTMP kinase, which codes for MTGARKGIFVSIDGPSGVGKSTTIRNLRTALSTRSVAAQWTVEPPSGDFLGDFTRTHGGQLHGMALACLVAAARYRHVETTINPALARGDLLISDRYVASTFVLQRLDGVPLDFLRLLNAYAPPPDLAVILTAAPHTIAGRVARAGVTHRFRADPTAPAREVELYQDAAASIEGMGAKVLGIDTTEITPPEVAQRIADAILALPLPSEASATSPTPQET